Proteins from a genomic interval of Paenibacillus sp. FSL H8-0048:
- a CDS encoding ABC transporter ATP-binding protein: MQIYGASKALGIGTVITMKDRYTPLVIVLRVYKQTLKAAPWSGILSPLYYLLEGIFPVFITIISAALFNEVYSYSQGRTEAEPLFFYGGVLLAGYVVKQILQFISNITINAGVYERCTDYHKQAIAHKSSRLPLILYEDSETMNIKARAMDCVNREILSQIYMSSAVFATSAISIISLVSVLASYNLLFILLSLLTVMPYFIARRLRGKDFYALKKRQTKRVRYRDYLWELFNDKTAVKEMRTMGFDQYLSEQFKETRVEIDKELWAFSKKDALSLLFCDTIRVIGYTASVVLALVLTLSGEINIGLFGASIGAFLSVQNETKKFLMDLGSLPEKIAFAKDYYTYLDLNEEQKGSVQKKGLSESIKLEQLEFTYPNAAGQSIKGVNLEIHKGERIAIIGENGSGKTTLSKLILGLYPVQRGTVTYDGEALEGLNQDTLFQMSSIIPQDFMKYSLTLRENICISDLSRLEADNDILDVLAAVNLEFEPAQLDCMLGREFDGLELSGGQWQKLSIARGLFKNSELIVMDEPTSALDPLIENQILMNFLTVAQGKTAIIVSHRTGLCKHVDRLVVMKAGEIVEVGSHSELIQQDGDYTRLYTTQEQWYV, translated from the coding sequence ATGCAAATCTATGGAGCAAGCAAAGCTCTTGGTATAGGGACAGTGATAACCATGAAGGATAGATACACACCGCTGGTGATTGTGCTCAGAGTATACAAACAAACGTTAAAGGCTGCTCCCTGGTCAGGGATTTTGTCTCCGCTGTATTATTTGCTTGAGGGCATTTTTCCGGTATTTATAACGATTATTTCGGCCGCTCTTTTTAACGAGGTTTATTCTTACTCGCAGGGAAGGACGGAGGCGGAGCCTCTTTTTTTCTACGGGGGAGTTCTGCTGGCAGGCTATGTAGTGAAGCAGATCCTTCAGTTTATATCTAATATTACAATCAATGCCGGAGTATATGAACGATGCACAGACTATCACAAACAGGCTATAGCCCACAAGAGCTCCCGGTTACCGTTAATCCTGTATGAGGACTCCGAGACCATGAACATCAAAGCTAGAGCTATGGACTGTGTAAACCGTGAAATTCTAAGTCAAATTTATATGTCATCTGCGGTATTTGCTACAAGCGCTATCAGTATTATTTCATTGGTGTCTGTGCTGGCCAGCTACAATTTGCTGTTTATTCTGTTGTCCTTGTTGACAGTCATGCCCTATTTTATTGCGAGAAGGCTGCGTGGTAAGGATTTCTATGCGCTGAAGAAGAGACAAACCAAGCGGGTCCGCTACAGGGATTATTTATGGGAACTGTTCAATGATAAGACCGCAGTGAAAGAAATGCGAACTATGGGGTTCGACCAGTACTTAAGCGAGCAATTTAAAGAAACGAGAGTTGAGATCGATAAGGAGTTATGGGCATTCAGTAAAAAGGATGCATTATCTTTGCTGTTCTGCGATACAATTCGTGTCATCGGTTATACGGCGAGTGTAGTTCTCGCACTGGTCCTAACCCTATCCGGGGAGATTAACATAGGCTTGTTCGGAGCAAGCATCGGGGCTTTCTTATCTGTGCAGAATGAAACGAAGAAGTTCTTAATGGATTTAGGCAGCCTTCCTGAGAAGATAGCCTTTGCCAAGGACTACTATACTTATTTGGACTTGAATGAAGAACAGAAAGGCTCTGTGCAAAAAAAGGGGCTGAGCGAAAGCATAAAGCTGGAGCAGCTTGAATTTACTTACCCCAACGCTGCTGGCCAATCCATCAAAGGAGTTAATCTGGAAATTCATAAAGGTGAGAGGATAGCGATTATAGGTGAAAATGGAAGCGGGAAAACAACGCTCTCGAAGTTGATTTTGGGACTATACCCCGTTCAGCGCGGTACAGTTACCTATGATGGAGAAGCCTTAGAGGGGCTGAATCAGGATACGCTTTTCCAAATGAGCTCTATCATTCCTCAGGATTTCATGAAATATTCCCTTACTCTGAGAGAGAATATTTGTATCTCGGATCTGAGCAGATTAGAGGCTGACAATGATATTCTGGATGTACTTGCTGCGGTTAATCTGGAATTTGAACCCGCCCAGCTTGATTGTATGTTAGGCAGAGAATTCGATGGCCTGGAGCTTTCGGGCGGACAATGGCAGAAGCTCTCTATCGCCAGAGGATTATTTAAGAATAGCGAGCTTATTGTGATGGATGAGCCGACGAGTGCTCTCGACCCGCTGATCGAGAATCAGATCCTGATGAATTTCCTTACAGTAGCTCAGGGCAAGACGGCAATTATCGTCTCCCACCGGACCGGCTTGTGCAAGCATGTAGATAGACTTGTTGTGATGAAAGCCGGTGAAATCGTCGAAGTTGGCAGCCACAGCGAACTCATACAGCAAGATGGCGACTATACAAGGCTGTATACAACGCAAGAGCAGTGGTATGTTTAG
- a CDS encoding ABC transporter ATP-binding protein — protein MNEIMLKQAIKSIAILYKYAPYLIILKFLQILLLALTTPLTLYITQHLIDSLQGYINNGVPLNQLVQWGAGLVATLLFTANSTFMDSMITLRLRSKLNKDFMEEIVEKFNRIEYSCFEDSKVQDHLNKMGNHPDEKILEVLVQTLTMISQLVSLVSLMAIFLQVSGWFTVAFLIIFTLMVVLNFKAMEMMNGLFTSQSRDERELSYLGGLLSDKRSLLELKVFGAVGYIQSKWKQKSEKVLKERLMTTIKSHRYFAASSFLLLMWIGLVIFELIHGVMDGRVSVGLFVSLVGASGSILGIADDLSLLFSRLSHRCMEIMHYEMFMQLPERQITTVSVHPAPADSEPYPFIEFKDVCFTYPGTAEQVLKKVSFTIHQHEHLALVGGNGAGKSTIVKLLVKLYVPDRGEILIHGVPLNQISQENLRNSIGIIFQDYGKYSLTLRENIAFGNIAKIGNDNDLRGALTKAAPDGFLSDLDTALGKIAENGIDLSGGQWQKIATARAYLADCPFMIMDEPTAALDPVAESELYATFRDMMGEKGCLFISHRLASARFADRILVLQDGAIVEDGTHEHLISQKGMYANLWSKQSSWYRDSDNHEG, from the coding sequence ATGAATGAGATTATGCTCAAGCAAGCCATAAAATCCATTGCTATTTTATACAAATATGCTCCCTATCTGATCATCTTGAAGTTCTTACAAATCCTGCTGCTGGCTCTGACCACTCCGCTAACGCTATACATAACACAGCATCTGATTGATTCTTTGCAAGGTTATATCAATAATGGTGTTCCGCTGAATCAGCTTGTCCAATGGGGAGCAGGCTTGGTAGCTACTTTGCTTTTCACAGCGAATAGCACCTTCATGGACAGCATGATTACCCTGCGCTTAAGGAGTAAGCTGAACAAGGATTTTATGGAAGAGATTGTGGAGAAATTTAACCGGATAGAGTACTCCTGCTTTGAGGATTCGAAGGTACAGGATCATTTGAACAAAATGGGAAATCACCCGGATGAAAAGATTCTGGAGGTGCTGGTTCAGACCTTAACGATGATATCGCAGCTGGTCAGCTTAGTGAGCTTGATGGCTATCTTTTTACAGGTATCGGGCTGGTTCACTGTGGCCTTCTTGATAATCTTCACACTAATGGTGGTACTGAACTTCAAAGCCATGGAAATGATGAACGGACTGTTCACCAGCCAATCCCGGGATGAGCGTGAACTATCCTACTTGGGGGGACTGCTAAGTGACAAAAGATCCCTGCTAGAACTCAAGGTATTTGGTGCGGTCGGATACATACAGAGTAAATGGAAACAAAAATCGGAAAAGGTGCTAAAAGAGCGCTTGATGACGACGATAAAGTCTCATCGCTATTTTGCTGCCAGCAGCTTTTTGCTTCTAATGTGGATAGGACTAGTAATCTTTGAGCTGATTCATGGAGTCATGGACGGGCGGGTGTCTGTCGGGTTGTTCGTTTCTTTGGTTGGAGCATCCGGCAGTATTTTGGGCATTGCAGATGATCTGTCATTGCTGTTCTCCCGGCTGTCTCATCGTTGTATGGAGATTATGCATTATGAAATGTTCATGCAGCTTCCAGAGCGGCAAATTACAACTGTATCCGTGCATCCGGCACCTGCCGACTCTGAACCGTATCCATTCATAGAATTTAAAGATGTTTGCTTTACATATCCGGGGACTGCAGAACAGGTGCTGAAGAAGGTCTCCTTCACCATTCATCAGCATGAACATCTTGCTTTGGTTGGCGGGAATGGGGCCGGTAAATCGACAATTGTAAAGCTGTTAGTGAAGCTATATGTTCCAGATCGCGGAGAAATATTGATTCATGGTGTACCCTTGAACCAGATCAGTCAAGAAAATCTTAGAAACAGTATAGGGATTATCTTTCAGGATTACGGCAAGTATTCACTGACTCTTCGGGAGAATATCGCTTTTGGTAACATAGCCAAAATAGGAAATGACAATGACCTTAGAGGCGCTTTAACCAAGGCAGCACCCGATGGGTTTCTGTCTGATTTGGATACGGCTCTAGGGAAAATTGCGGAGAACGGTATAGATCTGTCTGGAGGACAATGGCAGAAGATTGCCACGGCCCGTGCCTATTTGGCAGATTGCCCTTTCATGATTATGGATGAACCGACAGCGGCATTAGATCCGGTGGCTGAGAGTGAATTGTACGCAACTTTTAGAGATATGATGGGGGAGAAGGGTTGTTTATTTATCTCTCATCGATTGGCGAGCGCCAGATTCGCTGACCGTATCTTAGTGCTCCAAGACGGTGCTATTGTGGAAGACGGAACTCACGAACACTTAATCAGTCAGAAGGGTATGTATGCAAATCTATGGAGCAAGCAAAGCTCTTGGTATAGGGACAGTGATAACCATGAAGGATAG
- the cydC gene encoding thiol reductant ABC exporter subunit CydC: protein MNELAILSKAMIAERKDILLSILGGFIAGAAGVALFSASGYLISQTVFMPPLYTLIVLTALVKLLGLLRAASRYGERLYSHRATFSMLSRLRTGFFTRLIPLTPGILNKNRSGDLLARIVGDVESLQNYFLRVAYPPVIVISVFLATMVFSASYSFWIACLFVTGMLLTAWVVPGIVLLGQRAIHGRVRKLRALLSTEVTEVLYGFRDLKVYGQLPQREQQLQAASAALTAEQQRAAGHLLCGQAMHTFVTFFISWGVLTLGAYLIMEGSLSGVFLAMLVMASQTVFEEAAAMATLPAYKQDSEHAASRLTETVLTAGDLPVQPGGTLAAGDAVSVELSGVTFQYEDEWRPALTEVSLQLPAGSGTAVVGPSGSGKSTLIDLLLKLRTPVSGDIRLNGIPVQELDESGIWEAANVVLQQSHFFRGTVRDNLLLHGEEQSDEVLLEALAKAQLPDMALTNVVFEKGENLSEGEKQRLALARVMLRKGRLWLLDEPTSSLDYVTEGRVLTHLYEQSAGDTLLLICHRLTGLEDMDRIIVMEQGRVIETGSYAELMEREGYLYRMKQIELQMIGEQ, encoded by the coding sequence ATGAATGAACTGGCGATTTTATCCAAGGCCATGATAGCGGAGCGTAAGGATATTCTCCTGTCGATTCTGGGAGGGTTTATTGCCGGCGCAGCCGGTGTGGCCCTCTTCTCCGCAAGCGGGTATCTGATTTCACAGACGGTCTTCATGCCGCCGCTCTACACCCTGATCGTACTGACCGCGCTGGTCAAGCTGCTGGGTCTGCTCCGGGCGGCAAGCCGTTACGGAGAACGCCTGTATTCGCACAGAGCCACCTTTTCCATGCTTAGCCGTTTGCGCACAGGCTTTTTTACCCGGCTGATCCCGTTAACGCCCGGTATCTTGAACAAGAACCGCAGCGGAGATCTGCTGGCGCGGATTGTCGGCGATGTAGAGAGCCTGCAGAATTATTTTTTGCGTGTCGCTTATCCGCCGGTGATCGTCATCTCGGTGTTTCTGGCAACCATGGTGTTCAGTGCTTCTTATTCGTTCTGGATCGCCTGCTTATTTGTAACAGGGATGCTGCTAACCGCATGGGTTGTACCGGGCATCGTACTGCTGGGCCAGCGGGCGATACACGGGCGTGTCCGTAAGCTGCGGGCGCTGCTGTCAACGGAAGTGACTGAAGTATTATATGGCTTCCGCGATCTGAAGGTGTACGGGCAATTGCCGCAGCGGGAGCAGCAGCTCCAGGCGGCTTCAGCAGCACTGACAGCAGAGCAGCAGCGTGCAGCAGGCCATCTGTTATGCGGACAGGCAATGCACACCTTTGTAACCTTTTTTATATCGTGGGGTGTACTGACGCTAGGGGCCTATCTAATTATGGAAGGTTCGCTGTCCGGCGTATTTCTGGCTATGCTGGTCATGGCCTCACAGACGGTGTTCGAAGAAGCAGCGGCCATGGCTACTTTACCAGCCTATAAGCAAGACAGCGAGCACGCGGCCAGCAGGCTGACTGAAACTGTACTGACTGCTGGTGATTTACCTGTGCAGCCGGGCGGCACCCTGGCGGCGGGAGATGCTGTTTCGGTGGAGCTGTCCGGCGTTACGTTCCAATATGAAGACGAGTGGCGGCCCGCGCTGACCGAGGTGTCGCTGCAGCTCCCGGCAGGCTCCGGAACGGCAGTGGTCGGACCGAGCGGTTCCGGCAAATCCACGCTGATCGATCTGCTGCTCAAGCTGCGCACGCCTGTATCCGGGGACATCCGTTTGAACGGTATTCCGGTGCAAGAGCTGGATGAGTCAGGCATCTGGGAAGCTGCGAATGTCGTATTGCAGCAAAGCCATTTTTTCCGCGGAACGGTCCGTGACAACCTGCTGCTGCATGGAGAAGAACAATCCGACGAAGTATTGTTGGAAGCTCTGGCTAAGGCCCAATTGCCGGATATGGCATTAACAAATGTCGTATTCGAAAAAGGAGAGAACCTGTCCGAAGGCGAGAAGCAGCGTCTGGCTCTGGCGCGGGTAATGCTCCGCAAAGGGCGGTTATGGCTGCTGGATGAACCGACCTCTTCACTGGATTATGTAACGGAAGGGCGCGTGTTAACCCATCTGTACGAACAGTCTGCCGGAGATACGTTGCTGCTCATTTGCCACCGGCTTACCGGCTTGGAAGATATGGACAGGATTATCGTCATGGAGCAGGGCAGGGTGATCGAAACAGGTTCGTATGCGGAGCTAATGGAACGAGAGGGGTACTTGTACCGGATGAAGCAGATTGAGCTGCAGATGATTGGAGAGCAATAG
- the cydD gene encoding thiol reductant ABC exporter subunit CydD: protein MNKTTSLIAEQMSRQRKRLVMLAVLSLLLGIAIVSQAGLLAEAVQRVFVERASLSSVALLLALLLSVMAIRTLLLYGNGRIGLAMAADAKANMHSAVLQKLTHASMPSTLRGQTGGKVSVALDAVDETDSYFSQYMPRMAEAAIIPVLILVVTFILHANTGFILLFTAPFIPLFMILVGLQTKNKSEEKYAQLAEFSGTFLDSLQGLVTLKIFGQGRRQQQQIERSSLGYRDATMDILKVAFTNTFMLESIVMLGIGIVALELAIQLLVFKSMPFHTAFLVLLLVPEFFNLLKNTGTAFHSGRTSMGAVRKVEQMLAEISGGTGAQPEAGGQTSAKLLKLPPSIALDGVHFHYAPGSFELKAGSVSIEPGQHVAIVGHSGSGKTTLLHLIAGLLKPVSGTVTVNGSPLTEWEEDSWFEQVSYITQHPYIFAGTFADNIAIGAGRNVSREEIRQAAEEAGLAPLIAGLEQGLDSYVGEGGRGLSGGEKQRLALARAFLKRPALILFDEPTVGLDLQTEQILQSSITALAQKATMITVAHRLYTIRQADNILFMDHGVLAAAGPHDELLERMPQYAQMVDMQRKGGSA, encoded by the coding sequence ATGAACAAGACAACAAGCCTGATTGCTGAGCAAATGTCACGGCAACGAAAACGGTTGGTTATGCTGGCCGTCCTATCGCTCCTGCTCGGTATTGCGATTGTAAGTCAGGCCGGGCTACTGGCGGAAGCGGTGCAGCGGGTGTTCGTGGAGAGGGCTTCCTTATCTTCGGTTGCACTGCTGCTCGCGCTGCTGCTGTCAGTGATGGCGATCCGCACGTTGCTGTTATACGGGAACGGAAGAATAGGCTTGGCTATGGCGGCCGACGCTAAGGCAAATATGCATTCAGCCGTGCTGCAAAAGCTTACCCATGCCTCCATGCCTTCAACGCTGCGTGGGCAGACGGGAGGAAAGGTCAGTGTGGCTCTGGATGCAGTGGACGAGACGGACAGCTACTTCAGTCAATACATGCCGCGGATGGCCGAAGCTGCGATCATCCCGGTTCTGATTCTGGTCGTTACGTTCATTTTACATGCGAATACCGGCTTCATTCTGCTGTTTACGGCACCGTTCATCCCGCTGTTCATGATTCTGGTGGGACTGCAAACGAAGAATAAATCGGAAGAGAAGTATGCGCAGCTTGCCGAATTCTCCGGCACCTTCCTGGATTCGCTTCAAGGGCTGGTGACCTTGAAAATATTCGGACAGGGCCGCCGCCAGCAGCAGCAGATTGAGCGCAGTAGCCTGGGGTACCGTGACGCGACCATGGATATTCTGAAGGTTGCCTTTACGAATACGTTCATGCTGGAATCCATCGTCATGCTGGGCATCGGGATTGTCGCTCTTGAATTGGCTATTCAGCTGCTCGTGTTCAAATCAATGCCGTTCCACACGGCATTTCTGGTGCTGCTGCTTGTTCCTGAGTTCTTCAACCTGCTCAAAAATACAGGCACCGCTTTTCACAGCGGGCGGACCAGTATGGGGGCGGTCCGTAAGGTGGAGCAGATGCTTGCGGAAATCAGCGGCGGCACCGGTGCACAGCCGGAAGCGGGCGGGCAGACCTCAGCCAAGCTGCTCAAGCTGCCGCCATCCATTGCGCTCGATGGTGTACATTTCCACTATGCACCCGGTTCATTCGAGCTTAAGGCTGGGTCTGTCTCCATAGAACCCGGACAGCATGTTGCCATCGTCGGCCACAGCGGCTCGGGCAAAACAACCTTACTCCATCTCATTGCCGGGCTTTTGAAGCCGGTATCAGGGACAGTGACGGTGAACGGAAGCCCGCTGACAGAGTGGGAGGAAGACTCATGGTTTGAGCAGGTGAGCTACATTACGCAGCACCCTTATATTTTTGCCGGCACCTTCGCTGACAATATCGCCATCGGCGCCGGACGGAACGTATCCAGGGAAGAAATCAGGCAGGCCGCAGAGGAAGCGGGACTTGCACCGCTGATTGCCGGGCTGGAGCAGGGATTAGACAGTTATGTCGGGGAAGGCGGCAGGGGACTGTCGGGCGGGGAAAAGCAACGTCTTGCTTTAGCCCGGGCCTTTTTGAAACGTCCGGCCCTGATCTTGTTCGATGAGCCTACGGTAGGCCTCGACTTGCAGACCGAACAAATTCTGCAAAGCTCCATAACAGCGCTGGCCCAAAAGGCCACGATGATCACAGTCGCACACCGGTTATACACGATCCGGCAAGCGGATAATATTTTGTTTATGGACCATGGAGTATTAGCAGCGGCCGGACCTCACGACGAGCTCCTTGAACGTATGCCTCAATATGCCCAGATGGTTGATATGCAGCGAAAAGGAGGGTCAGCATGA
- a CDS encoding cytochrome d ubiquinol oxidase subunit II, giving the protein MSYELIGISVLWLFLYGYLIVASIDFGAGFFAFYARLTKQDHLINRLISRYLSPVWEITNVFFVFFYIGLVGFFPDTAYYYGSALLVPGSIAVILIAIRGSFYAFENYGSKNNIVYLFLYGASGLLIPASLSVALTLSEGGFIFKQGESVSLDYWALFTNPLSWCIVGLAIVSVLFISASFLAFYASRAEDQPALKLMRTYALFWSTPTIVTALTAFIYLGQHNERHFQNMMDLWWLLALSVAFFMLAMWLLYSGRRYGLAFISIMLQFLCAFFAYGIGQYPYILDPFITLENSITSPAMGLALVIVFIGGMCLLIPSLILVFKLFLFDADYVKGKK; this is encoded by the coding sequence ATGAGTTATGAGCTGATTGGAATTTCAGTGCTCTGGCTGTTTTTATACGGCTATTTAATCGTGGCCTCCATTGATTTTGGAGCCGGATTCTTTGCATTTTATGCGCGGCTGACGAAGCAGGATCATCTGATTAACCGTTTGATCTCCCGCTATTTATCGCCTGTCTGGGAGATTACGAATGTGTTTTTCGTCTTTTTTTACATCGGACTTGTCGGCTTCTTCCCGGATACCGCTTATTATTACGGCTCGGCGCTGCTTGTTCCGGGAAGCATTGCTGTGATCCTCATCGCGATCCGCGGTTCGTTCTATGCGTTCGAGAATTACGGGTCCAAAAATAACATCGTATACCTCTTTCTGTACGGCGCTTCGGGGCTGCTGATTCCCGCATCCTTGTCCGTGGCGCTCACTCTGTCGGAAGGCGGCTTCATCTTCAAGCAGGGGGAGAGCGTGTCTCTGGATTACTGGGCATTGTTCACCAACCCCTTATCCTGGTGCATTGTAGGCTTGGCGATTGTATCCGTGCTGTTCATCAGCGCCTCCTTTTTGGCCTTTTATGCTTCCCGGGCTGAGGATCAACCCGCGCTGAAGCTTATGCGCACCTATGCGCTGTTCTGGAGCACGCCGACGATTGTTACCGCGCTGACGGCCTTTATTTATCTGGGACAGCACAATGAGCGGCATTTTCAAAATATGATGGATTTATGGTGGCTGCTTGCGCTGTCCGTCGCTTTCTTCATGCTTGCCATGTGGCTGCTGTACAGCGGACGCCGTTACGGGCTGGCGTTCATAAGCATCATGCTGCAATTTCTATGCGCCTTCTTCGCTTACGGGATCGGGCAGTACCCTTATATTCTGGACCCGTTCATTACGCTGGAGAACAGCATCACTTCACCGGCCATGGGCCTGGCGCTCGTCATTGTATTCATCGGCGGGATGTGCCTACTCATTCCTTCTCTGATTCTGGTGTTCAAGCTGTTCCTCTTTGACGCAGATTATGTGAAAGGAAAGAAATAA
- a CDS encoding cytochrome ubiquinol oxidase subunit I, producing the protein MGIDTVLWSRLVTGLTLGFHVIFATIGVGVPLMIAIAEFMGIRKKDAHYTLMAKRWARGFVISVAVGVVTGTAISLQLALVWPNFMKLAGNVIALPLFMEVFAFFFEAIFLGIYLYTWDRFKKPYIHWLLTIPIVAGAGMSAVFITTVNGFMNQPEGFAMAGGQFTAVNPVEAMLNTATFSKVFHVLSSAYLTGAALLAGIAAFALLRKGASEYHKKALKLMMAVVMVFGLLNALAGDVSAKFLAEHQPEKLAAAEWHFETESGADLVLLGWLNAEHEVLGALHIPKFLSFLAFGDFNAEVTGLNEFPADERPPLLVHYLFDLMVGIGFALLGISFLYFLFVFWKKRNEHNKWLLRAIALGAPLAFLGVELGWFYAEIGRQPWILRGYMRVEEGATTSPSVRILFFVFLLLYILLGTVCVLVLRRMFKDNPAETEMEKWHQPPGGNSTGKGEHAK; encoded by the coding sequence ATGGGCATCGATACTGTGCTGTGGAGCAGACTGGTGACAGGCTTAACATTGGGGTTCCACGTTATTTTCGCAACAATTGGCGTTGGGGTTCCGCTGATGATTGCTATTGCAGAATTCATGGGCATACGCAAAAAAGACGCTCACTACACGTTAATGGCCAAGCGATGGGCCCGCGGGTTTGTCATTTCTGTAGCCGTTGGCGTGGTGACAGGTACGGCGATTTCACTGCAGCTGGCCTTGGTCTGGCCGAATTTCATGAAGCTGGCCGGTAACGTGATTGCGCTTCCGCTATTTATGGAGGTGTTTGCGTTCTTTTTTGAGGCGATCTTCCTGGGCATTTATCTCTATACCTGGGACCGCTTCAAAAAGCCGTATATCCACTGGCTCCTTACGATCCCGATTGTTGCCGGTGCCGGGATGTCCGCTGTGTTTATCACGACTGTAAACGGGTTCATGAATCAGCCTGAGGGCTTTGCCATGGCGGGAGGACAATTCACAGCTGTGAATCCGGTGGAGGCGATGCTGAATACAGCGACGTTCTCCAAGGTGTTCCATGTCTTAAGCTCAGCCTATCTGACCGGGGCTGCACTGCTGGCAGGCATTGCCGCATTTGCGCTACTCAGAAAGGGCGCTTCGGAATACCATAAAAAAGCGCTGAAGCTGATGATGGCCGTGGTGATGGTGTTTGGACTGCTGAACGCACTAGCTGGAGATGTATCTGCGAAATTTTTGGCGGAGCATCAGCCGGAGAAGCTGGCAGCGGCAGAGTGGCATTTTGAAACGGAGAGCGGAGCAGATCTGGTTCTGTTAGGGTGGCTTAACGCAGAGCATGAGGTGCTGGGCGCACTGCACATTCCCAAATTTCTCAGCTTCCTCGCCTTTGGCGATTTCAATGCAGAGGTGACCGGTCTGAATGAATTTCCTGCGGATGAGCGGCCGCCGCTCCTGGTTCATTATTTGTTTGATCTAATGGTCGGTATAGGGTTCGCCCTATTAGGCATTTCATTCCTGTATTTCCTGTTTGTATTCTGGAAAAAACGCAATGAGCATAACAAATGGCTGCTCCGCGCCATCGCGTTAGGCGCACCGCTTGCTTTTCTGGGAGTCGAGCTGGGCTGGTTTTACGCTGAAATTGGCCGCCAGCCCTGGATCTTAAGGGGATACATGCGTGTAGAAGAGGGGGCAACGACATCCCCGAGCGTGAGAATCCTGTTTTTTGTTTTCCTGTTGCTGTACATCCTGTTGGGAACTGTATGCGTTCTTGTGCTGCGGCGCATGTTCAAGGACAATCCGGCGGAAACCGAGATGGAGAAGTGGCATCAGCCTCCCGGAGGCAACTCAACAGGAAAGGGTGAGCACGCAAAATGA
- a CDS encoding GNAT family N-acetyltransferase — MMIELAPKDYHKALDLVRQIQINTMFAEAVLEQQITGHVYVDCIENPCTFYVVHSYGMSLLFGDAGIESFTNKLYDYITNQSATREQVEWLQADPGGEWSGIVDGMLSFHNSELKKCDLPSGGFEEKRIMRNTRVNFTFDHDAYQQAKQKFPRHSEPVIRITPKQFLTQTGAVIPRHFWRDEEHFATEGVGYALLRDGETASSAFSSCRTGNQLEIGIETAEAYRGNGYAVSVCSALIEYCLDHDLEPVWACRLENEGSYYLAQKLGFRPSVTLPYYRLPV; from the coding sequence ATGATGATTGAGCTGGCTCCCAAGGATTATCACAAAGCGCTCGACCTGGTCCGCCAGATACAGATTAACACCATGTTCGCTGAAGCGGTGCTTGAGCAGCAAATTACAGGACATGTATATGTAGATTGTATTGAGAACCCCTGTACCTTTTATGTAGTCCATTCCTATGGGATGTCTTTGCTGTTCGGTGATGCTGGAATTGAGTCCTTTACTAACAAGCTTTACGATTATATAACCAATCAGTCGGCAACCAGGGAACAAGTGGAATGGCTGCAGGCTGATCCGGGGGGAGAATGGAGCGGGATAGTGGATGGTATGCTATCCTTCCATAACAGTGAGCTCAAGAAGTGTGATTTGCCGTCCGGTGGCTTTGAGGAGAAAAGAATTATGAGAAATACCAGAGTCAACTTCACCTTTGATCACGATGCCTATCAGCAGGCAAAGCAGAAATTTCCCAGGCACAGTGAGCCTGTAATCCGCATAACCCCAAAGCAGTTTTTGACCCAGACCGGAGCTGTAATTCCCCGGCACTTCTGGCGGGATGAAGAGCATTTTGCCACGGAAGGCGTGGGTTATGCCCTGCTTCGCGATGGAGAAACTGCTTCAAGCGCATTCTCCTCTTGCCGGACCGGGAATCAGCTGGAGATTGGAATTGAGACGGCGGAGGCTTACAGGGGAAATGGTTATGCGGTCTCCGTATGCTCCGCTCTAATCGAGTATTGTCTAGACCATGATCTGGAGCCCGTATGGGCTTGCCGTCTGGAGAACGAGGGGTCCTATTATTTAGCGCAGAAGCTGGGCTTTCGGCCGTCGGTAACGTTGCCTTATTATCGGCTGCCGGTATAA